In the genome of Massilia sp. PAMC28688, one region contains:
- the iteA gene encoding anti-phage ATPase IteA — protein sequence MPFPHLSEVLKILDGALKANATMSTNYAGLLADKLEQEGERETAGRIRERLARAPVAVAHTQDASRISAGLPVDQESRLDTVDISAPVQGAVTLYLPGGTENRINEFLQSVRHYDRLRAAKAALPLRLLLYGLPGTGKTQTARWIAGELGLPLLTVRCDTLISSLLGQTSKNLRRVFDYVEQRPCVLFLDEFDALASARGNERDVGELQRVVIALLQNIDALSENTIMLAASNHERLLDPAVWRRFPFQLPLPLPDVELRSSMWKAMLGAFAPENLDLTAVSAKADGASGALIELVAMDTKRHAIMAGQPHVDEGQLFRRLSLAMALSQGETLASLRDEICWLRQWDAKIFSIRELARLYCVSTRQINHHLVQGKNGNAGKSSRKK from the coding sequence ATGCCGTTCCCTCACCTATCCGAAGTTCTGAAAATTCTCGACGGGGCGTTGAAAGCCAACGCCACCATGTCGACCAATTACGCTGGTTTGTTAGCTGACAAACTGGAACAAGAGGGCGAGCGTGAAACGGCCGGGCGCATTCGCGAGCGCCTGGCACGCGCGCCCGTCGCGGTGGCCCACACCCAGGATGCGTCGCGCATTTCCGCGGGCTTGCCCGTCGATCAGGAAAGCCGCCTCGATACCGTCGACATCAGCGCCCCCGTCCAGGGCGCGGTGACTCTCTATCTTCCCGGGGGAACCGAGAACCGGATAAACGAGTTCCTGCAGTCGGTCCGGCACTATGACCGTTTGCGTGCCGCCAAAGCCGCGCTTCCGCTGCGCTTGCTGTTGTATGGCTTGCCAGGCACTGGCAAAACCCAGACGGCGCGCTGGATCGCGGGCGAGCTGGGCCTCCCATTGCTCACCGTGCGCTGCGATACGTTGATCAGCAGTCTGCTCGGCCAGACCAGCAAGAATCTGCGGCGCGTCTTCGACTACGTGGAACAGCGGCCATGCGTCCTGTTTCTTGACGAATTCGACGCTCTGGCGTCGGCCCGTGGCAACGAGCGCGATGTTGGAGAGCTGCAGCGGGTCGTAATCGCCCTGCTGCAAAACATTGATGCGCTATCCGAAAACACCATCATGCTGGCGGCGTCGAACCACGAACGCCTGCTCGACCCGGCGGTCTGGCGTCGCTTTCCCTTCCAGCTCCCCTTGCCGTTGCCCGATGTCGAGCTGCGCTCGTCCATGTGGAAGGCGATGCTCGGCGCCTTTGCTCCTGAAAACCTAGACCTAACCGCCGTGAGCGCCAAGGCGGACGGGGCATCGGGGGCATTAATTGAATTGGTGGCGATGGACACCAAGCGGCACGCGATCATGGCAGGGCAGCCCCATGTTGACGAGGGCCAGCTGTTTCGCAGGCTTTCGCTGGCCATGGCCTTGAGCCAGGGTGAAACGCTGGCATCGCTGCGTGACGAAATTTGCTGGCTACGCCAGTGGGACGCAAAAATATTCTCGATCAGGGAACTGGCTCGGTTATATTGTGTTTCGACTAGGCAAATAAACCATCATCTCGTCCAAGGCAAAAATGGCAACGCAGGCAAATCGTCCCGCAAGAAGTAG
- a CDS encoding DUF411 domain-containing protein, protein MNRSFRAISSSVLLAVPALASAAMPVIEVFKSESCGCCEAWTKHLKEHGFTVKINNVANPSDYRQKFGIPTAMGSCHTAKVAGYAIEGHVPASEIKRLVASGVKARGLAVPAMPLGSPGMEAGRSDPYDVFLVQPDGRPTVYKHYSGKS, encoded by the coding sequence ATGAACCGCAGTTTTCGAGCCATCTCGTCCTCCGTCCTACTGGCTGTGCCGGCGCTGGCCAGCGCAGCAATGCCAGTCATAGAAGTTTTTAAAAGCGAGTCCTGCGGTTGCTGCGAGGCGTGGACGAAGCACCTGAAGGAGCATGGTTTCACAGTCAAGATTAACAATGTGGCCAATCCCTCGGACTACCGCCAGAAGTTCGGGATACCGACCGCGATGGGCTCGTGCCATACGGCAAAGGTCGCGGGATACGCAATAGAAGGGCACGTCCCGGCCAGTGAAATCAAGCGTCTGGTGGCGTCTGGCGTCAAGGCGCGCGGCCTAGCAGTGCCGGCGATGCCCCTTGGTTCGCCCGGCATGGAAGCTGGCCGAAGCGACCCGTACGATGTGTTCCTGGTGCAGCCGGATGGGCGGCCGACCGTGTACAAGCACTACAGCGGCAAGTCCTGA
- a CDS encoding heavy metal translocating P-type ATPase translates to MTSVAQQGANSPISSGTRLSLPVAGMTCASCVGRVERALNQVPGVQSAAVNLATDRADVTFTGLADPLAALRAIEGAGYTVREEITELAIADMTCASCVGRVENALAKIPGVLEAAVNLATERARVRHLEGVVSTADLVAAVQQAGYKARGLSDVNRDSGDHEAERRETEARELRRALLIASILTLPVFILEMGSHLVPAIHHWVMGVLGEQTSWYIQFALATLVLFGPGLRFFRKGVPALLRAAPDMNSLVSLGTAAAYGYSVVATFLPDLLPPGTANVYFEAAVVIVTLILLGRTLEARAKGRTSQAIKRLVGLQAKTARVERNGETVEIALDQVAVGDVVLVRPGEKIAVDGEVVEGASYVDESMISGEPVPVSKGVGAEVVGGTINKTGAFSFRVTKVGANTVLAQIIRLVEQAQGAKLPIQALVDKVTMWFVPAVMAAAALTFLAWLIFGPEPALTFALVNAVAVLIIACPCAMGLATPTSIMVGTGRAAELGILFRKGEALQGLRDVSVIALDKTGTLTKGRPELTDLVTAEGFEYNEVLALVAAVEARSEHPIAEAIVAAAKQRDITIVPIEGFDATPGFGVAATVGGRTVAVGADRFMTQFGLDVSSFLPTAQRLGDQGKSPLYAAIDGRLAAVIAVADPIRETTPAAIKALHAVGLKVAMITGDNAATAAAIARQLGIDEVAAEVLPDGKVAALKKFQINGARVAFVGDGINDAPALAQADVGLAIGTGTDVAIEAADVVLMSGDLRGVPNAIAISKATIRNIKQNLFWAFAYNAVLIPVAAGALFPVNGTMLSPIFAAAAMALSSIFVLGNALRLKRFRAPMTVEAIIETSENGTAPHKLRPVSKH, encoded by the coding sequence ATGACTTCCGTTGCTCAACAAGGCGCAAATTCGCCCATTTCCTCAGGCACTCGCCTGAGCCTGCCTGTCGCCGGGATGACGTGTGCTTCGTGTGTTGGCCGCGTGGAGCGTGCGCTGAATCAGGTACCCGGCGTGCAGTCGGCCGCAGTCAATCTCGCCACCGATCGCGCCGACGTCACCTTCACAGGCCTGGCCGACCCACTGGCGGCTCTCCGTGCCATTGAGGGCGCAGGCTACACCGTGCGAGAAGAGATCACCGAGCTTGCCATCGCGGACATGACGTGCGCTTCGTGCGTCGGCAGGGTCGAGAACGCGCTTGCAAAAATCCCGGGCGTGCTGGAAGCAGCCGTCAACCTGGCGACCGAGCGTGCGCGCGTGCGCCACCTCGAAGGGGTCGTTTCAACGGCCGACCTTGTAGCCGCAGTCCAACAGGCCGGTTACAAAGCCCGCGGCTTGTCCGACGTAAACCGTGATTCGGGCGATCACGAGGCCGAGCGTCGCGAGACCGAGGCACGGGAACTGCGCCGCGCTTTGCTCATTGCATCCATCCTCACCTTACCAGTGTTCATTCTCGAAATGGGCTCTCACCTCGTACCGGCCATTCACCATTGGGTAATGGGCGTCCTGGGCGAGCAGACGAGCTGGTACATTCAGTTCGCGCTCGCCACCCTTGTGCTGTTCGGTCCCGGTCTGCGCTTCTTCCGCAAGGGCGTACCGGCGCTGCTGCGCGCCGCACCCGACATGAACTCGCTGGTTTCGCTCGGCACGGCGGCCGCTTACGGCTATTCGGTGGTCGCGACTTTCCTTCCCGACTTGCTTCCGCCAGGCACCGCGAACGTCTACTTCGAAGCCGCCGTTGTCATCGTGACCTTGATCCTGCTCGGACGCACGCTCGAGGCGCGCGCCAAGGGACGGACCTCACAGGCGATCAAACGGTTGGTCGGACTTCAGGCCAAGACCGCCCGTGTCGAGCGCAACGGCGAGACGGTCGAGATTGCGCTCGATCAGGTGGCGGTCGGCGACGTCGTGCTTGTTCGTCCGGGCGAGAAGATTGCAGTCGACGGCGAGGTCGTCGAGGGCGCATCATATGTTGACGAAAGCATGATCAGCGGCGAGCCGGTGCCCGTATCGAAGGGTGTGGGCGCCGAAGTGGTGGGCGGCACGATCAACAAAACGGGCGCGTTCAGCTTCCGCGTCACCAAGGTCGGCGCAAACACGGTGCTCGCGCAGATTATTCGTCTCGTCGAACAGGCGCAGGGGGCCAAGCTGCCGATCCAGGCGCTGGTCGACAAGGTGACAATGTGGTTCGTCCCCGCGGTAATGGCGGCGGCCGCCCTGACCTTCCTGGCTTGGCTGATCTTCGGTCCGGAACCGGCGCTAACTTTCGCGCTCGTCAATGCGGTCGCAGTTCTGATCATCGCCTGCCCTTGCGCCATGGGGCTGGCCACGCCGACCTCGATCATGGTAGGTACCGGCCGCGCTGCCGAGCTCGGGATTCTGTTTCGCAAGGGCGAAGCGTTGCAGGGACTGCGCGACGTGAGCGTCATCGCGCTCGACAAGACCGGCACGCTGACAAAGGGACGGCCCGAGCTGACCGACCTCGTCACTGCCGAGGGCTTCGAATACAACGAGGTTCTGGCGCTCGTGGCGGCGGTTGAGGCCCGCTCCGAGCATCCAATTGCTGAAGCGATCGTCGCCGCCGCAAAGCAACGGGACATTACGATCGTCCCCATCGAGGGCTTCGACGCGACACCGGGCTTCGGCGTGGCGGCCACAGTCGGCGGGCGAACCGTGGCCGTCGGCGCGGACCGCTTCATGACGCAGTTCGGTCTTGACGTATCGAGTTTCCTGCCCACAGCGCAGCGTCTCGGCGATCAAGGAAAGAGTCCTCTGTATGCGGCGATCGACGGCCGCTTGGCAGCGGTCATCGCTGTCGCCGATCCGATCCGGGAGACCACGCCGGCAGCGATCAAGGCGCTGCATGCCGTTGGCCTCAAGGTCGCCATGATCACCGGCGACAACGCCGCAACAGCTGCGGCGATTGCCAGGCAGCTCGGCATTGACGAAGTCGCCGCCGAGGTCCTTCCGGATGGCAAGGTCGCCGCGCTCAAGAAGTTCCAGATCAACGGCGCGCGCGTCGCCTTCGTAGGAGACGGCATCAATGACGCGCCGGCCCTCGCGCAAGCTGACGTCGGGCTCGCCATCGGTACCGGAACCGATGTGGCAATCGAGGCGGCCGACGTGGTGCTGATGTCGGGCGACTTGCGCGGCGTGCCGAACGCGATCGCTATCAGCAAGGCGACGATTCGCAACATCAAACAAAACCTGTTCTGGGCCTTCGCCTACAACGCCGTACTGATCCCGGTCGCCGCGGGCGCACTATTTCCGGTGAACGGCACGATGCTGTCGCCGATCTTCGCGGCGGCCGCGATGGCGCTGTCCAGCATCTTCGTGCTAGGCAACGCACTCCGGCTCAAGCGTTTCCGGGCGCCGATGACGGTCGAAGCCATTATCGAGACGTCTGAGAACGGGACGGCGCCGCACAAGTTGCGCCCAGTGAGCAAGCATTGA
- a CDS encoding heavy-metal-associated domain-containing protein, with the protein MIRFYIPNMTCGGCAKSVTSALLSIDPQARIETDPPAREVRVDSVLDESAFLVALSEAGYPDKQ; encoded by the coding sequence ATGATTCGCTTCTACATTCCAAACATGACCTGCGGCGGTTGCGCCAAGTCCGTCACTAGCGCGCTACTGAGCATCGACCCGCAAGCCCGCATCGAAACCGACCCTCCCGCGCGGGAAGTTCGGGTCGACAGCGTTTTGGACGAGAGCGCTTTTCTCGTCGCGCTCAGCGAGGCCGGGTACCCGGACAAGCAGTAA
- a CDS encoding TolC family protein, with the protein MNRSALLLRSTALGAATLVLAGCATFSPDGGFDSVQTLTKERIGKNTRWVKSDADKAGVVAAIAPLLAKPLSVEDAVTVALMNNQGLQASYAELGISEANLVQAGRIRNPVFSFGRLTRGGEIELERSLMLPVMSLLTMPVATRIERRSFEQAQLRAAGEALRLADDTRRTYFSAVAAQEHAVYMEQVKLAAEAAAELARRMAVAGNFSKLDHAREQAFYADVLVQLARARQTSTEQRERLTRLMGLSAAALVQLPNRLPDLPTAPREVQALEAGAMQNRLDVIMARRELSGLASSLGLTKATRFVNLLDISYLRNSFNESPNRESGYEIELQIPLFDWGGARVARAEAMYMQAVQRASETAVNARSEVREAYSAYRTTYDIARHYRDEIVPLKKRISDEQLLRYNGMLISVFELLADSRSQVLSVNASIEAQRDFWMAESALQMAQTGRAAAPAAASKAPSAVAEPAGH; encoded by the coding sequence ATGAATCGTTCAGCATTGCTTTTGAGATCCACGGCGCTCGGCGCTGCGACGCTCGTGCTGGCCGGGTGCGCCACCTTTTCCCCCGACGGCGGATTCGACAGTGTTCAGACGCTCACCAAGGAGCGCATCGGCAAGAACACGCGCTGGGTGAAGTCCGACGCGGACAAGGCCGGCGTCGTCGCCGCCATCGCTCCCCTGCTCGCCAAGCCGTTGAGCGTTGAGGACGCCGTGACTGTCGCCCTGATGAACAACCAGGGACTGCAGGCATCGTACGCAGAGTTGGGCATCAGCGAGGCGAATCTGGTGCAGGCGGGAAGGATCCGCAACCCGGTATTTTCGTTTGGGCGCCTGACGCGCGGCGGCGAGATCGAGCTCGAGCGCAGCCTCATGCTTCCGGTGATGAGCTTGCTGACGATGCCGGTCGCCACGCGCATCGAACGCAGGTCGTTCGAGCAGGCGCAGCTGCGCGCGGCTGGGGAAGCATTGCGCCTGGCCGATGACACTCGCAGGACCTATTTTTCCGCCGTCGCCGCCCAGGAACATGCGGTCTACATGGAACAGGTGAAACTGGCTGCGGAGGCTGCGGCCGAGCTGGCCCGCCGGATGGCGGTCGCCGGCAACTTCAGCAAGCTCGACCATGCGCGTGAACAAGCGTTTTATGCTGATGTCTTGGTGCAGCTGGCGCGTGCGCGCCAAACCAGCACCGAACAGCGAGAACGCCTGACCCGGCTGATGGGCCTGAGTGCCGCAGCGTTGGTACAGTTGCCCAACCGCCTGCCCGACCTGCCCACCGCCCCGCGCGAAGTACAAGCGTTGGAGGCTGGAGCGATGCAAAACCGCCTGGACGTGATCATGGCACGGCGCGAACTGTCGGGTCTGGCCAGCTCGCTCGGGCTGACCAAAGCGACCCGCTTCGTCAACCTGCTCGACATCAGCTATCTGCGCAATTCGTTTAACGAAAGCCCGAATCGTGAATCGGGCTACGAAATTGAATTGCAGATTCCCTTGTTCGACTGGGGCGGCGCACGCGTGGCGCGCGCCGAAGCAATGTACATGCAGGCTGTCCAACGCGCCAGCGAAACGGCTGTCAACGCCCGTTCAGAAGTACGGGAAGCATATTCGGCCTACCGGACCACCTACGACATCGCCCGCCACTACCGCGACGAAATCGTGCCGCTAAAAAAACGCATCTCCGACGAGCAGCTGCTGCGCTACAACGGCATGCTGATCAGCGTGTTCGAGCTGCTGGCCGATTCGCGGTCGCAGGTGTTGAGCGTGAACGCGTCCATCGAAGCGCAGCGTGACTTCTGGATGGCGGAATCGGCGCTGCAGATGGCGCAGACCGGGCGCGCCGCCGCACCCGCCGCGGCCTCCAAAGCCCCCAGCGCTGTTGCCGAACCAGCCGGACATTAA
- a CDS encoding multicopper oxidase family protein, protein MVSRRDFFGGAGAVALSAGLVSRVGAASLPEAPQMDKAATRPPLSPPNGRPYNPVVTLNGWTLPWRMNNGVKEFHLVAEPVVRELAPGMKAHLWGYNGQSPGPTIEVVEGDRVRLFVTNKLPEHTSVHWHGQRLPAGMDGVTGLTQPGIKPGKTFVYEFIAKRPGTFMYHPHADEMTQMAMGMMGFWVTHPKDVNAHRVDRDFCFLLNAYDIEPGSATPKTATMTDFNLWTFNSRVFPGIDSMVCGLNDRVRIRVGNLTMTNHPIHLHGHEFVVAGTDGGWTNPASRWPEVTTDIAVGQMRAIEFDATEPGDWAFHCHKSHHTMNAMGHDVPTLIGVDHRGIAEKINKLVPDYMVMGDKGGSMGDMEMPLPENTLPMMTGTGPFGGMEMGGMFTTVKVRKGQARGDYKDPGWYKHPAGTVAYEWQGGQADLPAAQQSPGTAAAAPKPGEKVLKVRKGSGHGSH, encoded by the coding sequence ATGGTTTCACGTAGAGATTTTTTTGGTGGCGCCGGCGCCGTGGCGCTGAGCGCAGGGCTGGTCAGCCGCGTGGGCGCGGCTTCATTGCCGGAGGCCCCCCAAATGGACAAGGCCGCGACCCGGCCGCCGTTGAGTCCGCCAAACGGGCGCCCCTACAACCCCGTCGTCACGCTCAACGGCTGGACGCTGCCCTGGCGCATGAATAACGGCGTCAAGGAATTCCACCTGGTGGCCGAGCCCGTGGTGCGCGAACTCGCCCCCGGGATGAAGGCCCACTTGTGGGGCTACAACGGGCAGTCTCCGGGTCCGACTATCGAAGTCGTCGAGGGCGACCGCGTGCGCCTGTTTGTGACCAACAAGCTGCCCGAGCACACCAGCGTCCACTGGCACGGCCAGCGACTGCCTGCCGGAATGGACGGAGTGACCGGGCTGACCCAGCCGGGCATCAAGCCGGGCAAGACATTCGTGTACGAATTCATCGCCAAGCGGCCGGGAACCTTCATGTACCACCCGCATGCCGATGAAATGACCCAGATGGCCATGGGGATGATGGGTTTCTGGGTGACGCACCCGAAGGACGTGAACGCGCACCGGGTCGACCGCGACTTCTGCTTCCTCCTCAATGCGTATGACATCGAACCTGGCAGCGCGACCCCGAAAACCGCCACGATGACCGATTTCAATCTTTGGACCTTTAACAGTCGGGTGTTCCCCGGCATCGATTCGATGGTCTGCGGCCTGAACGACCGGGTCCGCATCCGCGTTGGCAATCTTACGATGACCAATCACCCAATCCACCTGCACGGCCACGAGTTTGTGGTGGCTGGCACCGACGGCGGCTGGACCAACCCGGCGTCGCGCTGGCCGGAAGTAACAACGGATATCGCGGTTGGCCAGATGCGCGCCATTGAATTCGACGCCACCGAGCCTGGCGACTGGGCCTTTCACTGCCATAAATCGCACCACACGATGAATGCCATGGGACATGACGTTCCCACGCTGATCGGGGTCGACCACCGCGGCATAGCCGAGAAAATCAACAAGCTCGTACCCGACTACATGGTCATGGGCGACAAGGGCGGCTCGATGGGCGACATGGAAATGCCGCTACCGGAAAACACCTTACCCATGATGACCGGCACAGGCCCTTTCGGCGGGATGGAGATGGGCGGCATGTTCACCACAGTGAAAGTGCGCAAGGGACAGGCGCGCGGCGACTACAAGGATCCGGGCTGGTACAAGCACCCGGCCGGCACGGTCGCCTATGAATGGCAAGGCGGACAGGCAGATTTACCGGCGGCGCAGCAGTCACCCGGCACAGCCGCCGCCGCACCCAAGCCAGGCGAGAAAGTTCTGAAAGTCCGCAAGGGAAGCGGTCACGGTTCCCACTAG
- a CDS encoding acyltransferase translates to MSFTLLPQFKVLPRTNLSQDYNHSILIAVLRGLAAVEVAAAHLRAQVFPGLKGMQDPALWYQALAFFTGFGHQAVVLFFLLSGWLVGGSFLNRLREPLSIKHYAVDRVTRLWIVLIPAFVLSLIIAGMTNAVDLGAVSFAPGNEYSAMAFVGNLFGFQETAVPRFAGNFPLWSLANETWYYVLFPLLAMSFCAKSTISRIAAAAMCMLIGVSLPGPIILYFSLWLLGAAFSRIQITASTAQQIGVACLWVGMAGYFRVTAGNDMLDAHSYFQHLIFSLPIMLLLSSLQTKTDPKRTALMRAKKVGDVLAGFSFTLYVIHIPLLVLLINFWSPLRAGRLSPYELSSLATYGIILAGILVAAYVFHLPFEAQTHRVRKYLKRKLFSTPETAPGQVESAV, encoded by the coding sequence ATGTCTTTTACTCTTCTGCCGCAGTTTAAAGTTCTCCCGCGCACTAATTTAAGCCAGGATTACAATCATTCCATTCTCATTGCCGTGTTGCGCGGTCTGGCGGCGGTAGAAGTCGCCGCGGCACATCTGCGGGCCCAGGTCTTCCCCGGCCTTAAAGGCATGCAGGATCCGGCCCTCTGGTATCAAGCCCTGGCATTTTTCACCGGCTTCGGGCATCAAGCGGTTGTCCTGTTTTTTCTTCTGAGCGGTTGGCTGGTCGGCGGCAGTTTCCTCAACAGACTGCGTGAACCGCTCAGCATCAAGCATTACGCGGTGGACCGGGTGACGCGTTTGTGGATTGTACTAATTCCGGCATTTGTGCTGTCATTGATCATCGCAGGGATGACGAATGCGGTCGATCTCGGGGCGGTGAGTTTTGCGCCGGGCAACGAATATTCAGCGATGGCATTTGTGGGAAACCTCTTTGGATTTCAGGAGACGGCGGTGCCCCGTTTCGCCGGTAATTTTCCTCTCTGGAGTCTGGCTAACGAAACATGGTACTACGTACTGTTTCCATTGCTGGCCATGTCGTTCTGCGCGAAATCCACCATCTCACGTATTGCAGCGGCGGCTATGTGCATGCTCATTGGCGTCAGCCTGCCGGGCCCCATCATCTTGTATTTTTCGCTCTGGCTGCTCGGCGCCGCATTTTCCCGTATCCAGATTACCGCTTCAACCGCTCAGCAAATCGGGGTTGCCTGCTTATGGGTTGGCATGGCGGGTTATTTCCGGGTGACTGCCGGCAATGACATGCTCGACGCGCATTCATACTTTCAGCACCTCATCTTTTCCTTGCCGATAATGCTGCTTTTATCGAGCCTGCAGACTAAGACGGATCCCAAACGCACGGCCCTCATGCGCGCAAAGAAGGTCGGCGACGTTCTGGCCGGTTTTTCTTTCACCCTTTATGTGATTCATATCCCGCTGCTGGTCCTCCTCATCAACTTTTGGTCTCCGCTACGAGCTGGGCGCTTGTCGCCGTACGAGCTAAGCAGCCTGGCTACGTATGGCATCATCCTCGCCGGGATCTTGGTTGCCGCCTATGTTTTCCACCTTCCTTTTGAGGCGCAGACGCATCGCGTTCGTAAATACTTAAAGCGGAAACTATTCAGCACGCCCGAGACGGCGCCCGGACAGGTCGAAAGCGCGGTATGA
- a CDS encoding plastocyanin/azurin family copper-binding protein, whose protein sequence is MKHILIAAATIALISGATARDGVHPATASQALSAKHQNDMRASSPHGPAKTGQSTKAAVGIPGQSADATRTVNVDMTDAMRFNPSSINVKKGETVRFVVTNSGKLKHEMVLGSLNDLKKHADMMRRNPEMEHAEENMVSVEPGKSGELTWKFTASGKVDFACLQPGHFEAGMKGKVAVK, encoded by the coding sequence ATGAAACATATCTTGATCGCTGCAGCAACGATCGCGTTAATAAGCGGCGCAACCGCGCGTGACGGCGTGCACCCCGCGACGGCGTCGCAGGCATTGTCCGCCAAGCATCAGAACGACATGAGAGCTTCCTCTCCGCACGGCCCGGCAAAGACCGGCCAGTCAACTAAAGCGGCAGTAGGCATTCCCGGACAGAGCGCGGATGCCACGCGCACCGTAAATGTTGATATGACGGACGCTATGCGTTTCAACCCATCTTCCATCAACGTAAAAAAAGGCGAAACTGTGCGCTTCGTTGTGACTAATTCAGGCAAGCTCAAGCATGAAATGGTGCTGGGCTCGCTGAACGACCTGAAGAAGCATGCCGACATGATGCGCAGAAACCCGGAGATGGAGCACGCGGAGGAAAACATGGTGTCGGTCGAGCCGGGAAAATCCGGCGAGCTTACCTGGAAATTCACCGCGTCCGGCAAGGTTGATTTTGCGTGCCTGCAGCCGGGGCACTTCGAAGCCGGCATGAAGGGCAAAGTCGCCGTGAAGTGA
- the cueR gene encoding Cu(I)-responsive transcriptional regulator yields the protein MNIGQAAKLSGVSAKMIRYYEQIELIPQAVRSDAGYRHYSTADVHSLRFICRARGLGFSVEQISALLVLWRDSARASADVKAMALSHAAGLRAKIAELQSMAQTLEHLANHCHGNDRPDCPILADLAEPTAAAVPVSPSPQRTSRFGIDNPSSSRHRASR from the coding sequence ATGAATATCGGTCAAGCAGCCAAGTTGTCAGGCGTGTCTGCGAAGATGATTCGCTACTACGAACAGATTGAACTGATCCCGCAAGCTGTTCGTTCTGATGCCGGCTACCGACACTACAGCACGGCAGACGTGCACAGCCTTCGCTTCATTTGTCGCGCGCGCGGCCTGGGCTTTTCCGTTGAACAGATCTCCGCGCTACTTGTGTTGTGGCGCGACAGTGCCCGTGCCAGCGCCGACGTCAAGGCAATGGCGCTCTCCCATGCAGCCGGACTGAGGGCGAAGATCGCTGAACTCCAATCGATGGCGCAAACGCTCGAACACCTGGCCAATCATTGCCACGGCAATGACCGCCCGGATTGCCCGATCCTTGCGGATTTGGCTGAACCGACCGCAGCAGCCGTACCGGTGTCACCCTCGCCACAAAGAACGTCTCGGTTTGGCATCGACAACCCCTCCTCGTCACGGCATCGCGCCAGCAGGTGA
- a CDS encoding copper-binding protein, translated as MKTISKILIGMIVAAGIPALATAAGHNHATAAAATKGADTKAVQPQSNGEIKKVDKEAGKITIKHGRLANLGMAPMTMVFQVKDPALLEQVKAGDKVKFAAEKINGALTVTALQGTTILAAKTTTAQASVAETMPAADTKAVAQPQSDGEIKKVDKEAGKITVKHGPLVNLDMPAMTMVFKVKDPAMLEQVKAGDKVKFTVEKINGAFTITALQAAT; from the coding sequence ATGAAAACCATCTCGAAAATTTTGATCGGCATGATCGTCGCGGCTGGTATTCCCGCGCTGGCCACGGCTGCCGGCCACAACCACGCGACTGCAGCTGCCGCCACCAAAGGCGCCGACACCAAAGCCGTTCAGCCGCAATCGAACGGCGAGATCAAGAAAGTCGACAAGGAAGCCGGCAAGATCACGATCAAGCATGGGCGCCTTGCTAATCTAGGTATGGCACCGATGACCATGGTCTTCCAAGTCAAGGATCCGGCGCTGCTGGAGCAGGTCAAAGCCGGCGACAAGGTGAAATTTGCTGCCGAAAAGATCAACGGCGCCTTGACCGTCACCGCACTGCAGGGCACGACAATACTGGCCGCTAAGACGACAACGGCGCAAGCCAGCGTGGCCGAAACAATGCCAGCAGCTGACACGAAGGCGGTCGCTCAGCCCCAGTCGGACGGCGAGATAAAAAAGGTCGATAAGGAAGCCGGCAAGATCACAGTAAAACACGGCCCCCTCGTCAACCTCGACATGCCGGCCATGACGATGGTCTTCAAGGTCAAGGACCCGGCCATGCTGGAGCAAGTGAAAGCCGGCGACAAAGTAAAATTCACTGTCGAAAAAATTAACGGTGCATTTACCATCACCGCGCTGCAGGCCGCAACGTAA